TACGGCAAGGTGCTCAGTCGTCCCGGCCTCGATCTCGCGCGCCGCGAGGTCTGCATCGTGGCGGCGTGCGCGGCGGCGGGCCAGGACCGCCAGTTGCACTCGCACCTGCACGGTGCGCTCAACGCCGGCGTGGCGGCTCCCGCGGTCACCGCGGCGCTCGACGCGCTGGATGGTCTCATTCCGCCCGGGCGCCTGGAAACAGCGCGGCTACTCTGGGCGCGCGTGCAGGGGAAATAGGCATGTTCATCGATCGCGCAGTGGTGAAAGTCGAAGCGGGCACCGGCGGCTCCGGCCAGACGTCGTTCCGCCGCGAGAAGTTCGTCCCCATGGGTGGGCCCGACGGCGGCGACGGCGGACGCGGCGGCGACGTCATCGTCCAGGCCGACTCCAACCTGTCCACGCTGCTGGACTACACGTACCGCGACTTCTGGAGAGCCGAGCGCGGCGCGCACGGCGAGGGCTCCAACCGCACGGGGCGGTCGGGCGCCGACGTGGTCATGCCGGTGCCGCCTGGCACGGTGATCCGGGATCTGGGCAGCGGCGAGCTGCTCGGCGAGGTGCTGGCCGACGGCGACACGCTCATCGTGGCCAAGGGCGGCCGCGGCGGCAAGGGCAATGCGTTCTTCGTCACCGCCACGCACCAGTCGCCGCGCGAATGGCAGCCGGGCGAGGAGGGCCAGGCGCGCACGCTGGAACTCGAACTCAAGCTCATCGCCGACGTGGGGCTCGTGGGCCAGCCGAATGCCGGCAAGTCCACGCTGTTGTCGGTCATCTCGGCTGCCCGTCCAAAGATCGCCGACTATCCGTTCACCACCCTCGCGCCCAACCTCGGCGTGGTGCCGCTGAGCGGGCAGCGCACGTTCGTGGTGGCCGACATTCCGGGCATCATCGAGGGCGCGCACGAGGGCAAGGGGCTGGGGCTGCAGTTCCTGCGCCACATCGAGCGCACCCGCCTGCTCGCGTTCCTCGTGCCCATCGATTCCATGGATTGGCAGGCGGAGTACGACCAGTTGCGCGGCGAGGTGGCGGCGTATTCCCCGGCGCTGGCGCGGAAGCCCCACTGCGTGGTGTTCACCAAGATGGACCTCTGGGGCGACGACCCGACGCCGGACCTCGACGCGCCGGAGGCATTCGGCGTGTACGCCATCAGCGCGGCCGCGCGCACGGGGCTCGAGTCCCTGCTCGCGGGCTGGTGGACCCAGATTCTCGATCTCAAGAAGCTCGGTGAGCGACGCCCGGAGCTGTCCGACCTCCCCTGAAGCGCGCGCCGCGCTCGCGCTCTCGATGATCGACGGCATCGGGTGCGCCACGTTCCACGAATTGATCGAGCGATTTGGCTCCGCGGCGCGGGCGTTGGATGACGCGGCGCTGCGCGGACGCGCCGCCGAGGCCTTCGCATCCGCCGACGCGGCGCTCGTCGATGCGGCTCGTTTCGGCATGACGCTGTACGTGCACGGCGACCCGGCGCTGCCGGTGGGCCTTCGCGATCTCCCCAATCCGCCGCCGGTGCTCTGGGCCATGGGCGAGCGCGCGCTGCTGCGCGAGATGCCGCGCGTGGCCATCGTGGGCACGCGGCGCGCCACGGCGTACGGCGAGCGGATCACGCGCGCGCTCGCGGGCGCGTTCGCGCGCGCCGGGGCGTGCGTGGTGAGCGGGATGGCGCGCGGCATCGACGCCGCGGCGCATCGCGCCGCCCTCGAGGCCGGCGGCTGCACGATCGCCGTCCTCGGCACCGGCGCCGACATCGCCTATCCGGTGTCCAACCAGATGCTGCACGCCGAGATCGCCAGCAAGGGACTGCTGCTCTCCGAGTATCCGCCCGGCGAACGGGCCAACGGGGGGTCGTTTCCACGGCGCAATCGCGTGATCGCCGCGCTGGCGGCGCTCACGATCGTGGTCGAGGCCGGGCGGCGCAGCGGCGCGCTCATCACCGCCAGCGACGCCACCAATCTCGGCCGCGCCGTGGGCGCGGTGCCCGGTCCCATCGATCAACCGCAGAGCGAGGGCACCAACCTCCTCTTCCGCGACGGCGCGCACCCCATCACGTCGGTGGAGGACGCGCTGGCGCTCCTCGGCCTCACCCGGGCGGTGCGGCTGCCACAGGTCGTTCCTGGCGGGGACGCGGCCCGTGTGTGGGATGCCCTGGCCGATGGCGAGATCGCGCTCGACGCGCTCTGCGCCCGCGTCGCCCTCCCGGCCGATCGCTGCCTCGCGGCCGTGACGGCGCTGGAACTCGGCGGCGCCGTGGAGTGCGCCATCACGGGCGAGGTGCGCCGGCGCATCGGCTAGTGGGGCAAACGTGCGGCCGCCCGATGCGATCCCGGCCTCCGGTATATTCCGGTGTGCCGCCGCGCCATCTCTACGTCCACGTGCCCTTCTGCGCCAGGCGCTGCTCGTACTGCGACTTTGCCATCGCCGTGCGGTCCCGCGTGCCGGTGGACGACTACGTGCGCGCGGTGGCCGAGGAGTTGGCGTTGCGGCACCCCGATGCGCCCGAGTGGTCGCTCGACTCGCTCTATTTTGGCGGAGGCACGCCGTCCAAGCTGGGCGGCACCGGCGTGGCGCGCCTGCTCGACGCCGTCCGCCAACGGGTGGCGCTCGCGCCGGCTGCTGAGGTCACGCTCGAGGCCAACCCCGAAGACGTCTCGCCCGACGCGGCGCGGGACTGGGCCGGCGCCGGCGTCACGCGGATCTCGCTGGGCGCGCAGTCGTTCGACGATCGCGCGCTCGCCTGGATGCACCGCACGCACGACGCGCAGGCCATCGGCCGCGCCGTGGACGCCGCGCGCGCGGCCGGCATCGAGAACCTGTCGCTCGATCTGATCTTCGCGCTGCCCGAATCGGTGGAGCGCCATTGGACGCGCGATCTCGCGAGCGCCCTGGCACTGGAGCCCACGCACCTCTCACTCTACGGACTCACCGTGGAGCCCGCCACGCCGGTGGCGCGGTGGCGCGACCGTGGCCAGCTCCGCGAGGCGCCGGAAGAGCGATACGAGCGCGATTTCCTCACCGCGCACGACACCCTGGCGGCGCGCGGATTCACGCACTACGAGGTGTCCAACTTCGCCCGTCCGGGTCGAGAATCGCGCCACAATTCCGCCTACTGGACGGGCGTGCCGTACGCAGGCGTCGGCCCGTCGGCCCACGCGTTCGACGGCGACCGCCGGCGGTGGAACCTGTCCCCCTACGCGGCCTGGATGGCGCGGATCGCCGATCGGGCTGACCCCATCGACGCCGACGAACTGCTCACGGCGGACAATCGAGCGGTTGAAGCGGTGTATCTGGGGTTGCGGACGGCACGGGGATTGCAATTGATGGAGGGCGAGGCCGGCCGACTGCAGCCATGGCTGGAGTCCGGGTGGGCCACCGTGGATTCGGCGGGAGTGCTGCGGCTGACCGCGGTTGGATGGATGCGCTTGGACGCCCTCACCGAACACTTGACCAACCTTCGAAGTCGTTACTATATTTGAACTTATGGCCGTCGAGCAACTGAGTCCCAGAGAACGGAGCGTGCTTGAAGCCGTGATCCGGACGTACGTCGAGACTGCCGAACCGGCGGGCTCGCGCACGCTCTCGCGGCGCTTCGGGCTGGGTGTGTCTCCGGCCACCATCCGGAACACGATGAGCGACCTCGAAGACAAGGGGTTCCTCGCTCACCCGCACACATCGGCGGGCCGGGTTCCCACGAACAAGGCCTACCGCGCGTTCGTGGATTCGCTGCTCGTGCGGAGCCCCGTGGCGGTCATCGAGCAAGGCCGTCTGGCCGAACAGATCGGGCGCGCCGACTCGCCCATCGAGACGATCCTCCGCCGCGCGGCGCAGAGCCTGGGCGTGCTGGCGCAGGAGCTGGGCGTGGCGCTCGGGCCGAGTCTGGCCAAGACGCTGCTGCGCAGTCTCGACCTGGTGCGCGTGAACAGCGAGCGGTTGCTGATGGTGCTGCAGCTTGAAGGCGGGGTGGCGCGCACGGTGTTCGTGGAGGTTCCGGGCGAGATTGCCGACGGCGTGCTCGCCGAGGTCACGGCGGTGCTCAACGAGCGGCTGGCCGGCCTGTCCCTCGATCAGATCAGCGCGTCGGTGGGTTCGCGGCTGCGCGACTCGTCGGCCGGCGCCGACGCGCGCGTGCTGCTCAACATCTTCGTGCAGGACGCGGAACTGCTGTTCGACGCCGCGCTGCCGCTCACCGAGGGCGCGGTGGTGCTCGGGCAGGCCTCGGTGCTCGCCGAGCAGCCGGAGTTCTCGGCGGCCGATCGCATGCGGCGCCTGCTCGACCTCACGCAGAGTCCGCAGTCGCTCGCCGACGCGATCCGCGCGCGGCCGCACGCCCCCGGCATCTCGATCACGATCGGAACCGAGCATGCCGATCCGCGACTCGAGGAGTTCACCGTGATCACGGCGGAGTACCACGCCGGCTCGCTCGCCGGCGTGATCGGCGTGATCGGCCCCACGCGCATGTCGTACGACAAGGTGATCGCGCTGGTGTCGCATACCTCGCAACTGCTCACCGACCTGCTCGACTGAGATCCTTTCATGGCTGATTTCTATTCCGTGCTCGGCGTGCCGCGCACCGCGTCGGACGACGACATCAAGAAGGCATATCGCAAGTTGGCGATGACGTACCACCCCGACCGCAACGCGGGGGCCAAGGACGCCGAGGAGAAGTTCAAGGAGATCACCGAAGCGTACGACGTGCTGCGCGATCCGCAGAAGCGCGCCGCGTACGACCGGTACGGCGAGGCGGGACTGCGCGGCGGCGGTGGCGGGGCCGGCTTCCATCACGTGGACCTCTCCGAAGCGCTGGGCATCTTCATGCGCGACTTCGGGCTGGGCGGGTTCGAGGAGCTGTTCGGCGGCGGCGGCCGCTCGGGGGGCAGCGTTCGCACCGGCGCCGACGTGCGCATCGAGATTCCGCTCACGCTCGAAGAAGTGGCCGGCGGCGTCGATAAGAAGGTGGTGGCCAAGCTGCTCGATACCTGCGATCAGTGCAGCGGCACCGGTGCCGAACCGGGCACGCGCGTGGAGACCTGCGCGAGCTGCGGCGGCGCCGGCGAAGTGCGGCGCGCGCAGCGCTCGTTCTTCGGCCAGTTCCTGACCGTGGTGCCGTGTCCCACCTGCAAGGGCGAAGGCACGATCATCCAGTCGCCGTGCAAGAAGTGCCGCGGCGAAGGACGCGTGCGCGGCGAGCGTGAGCTGGCCATCCAGATTCCCGCCGGCGTGGCCACCGGCCAGTACATGACCATGCGCGGCATGGGGAATGCCGGGGCGCGCGGCGGCACGCGCGGCGACGTGCACGTGGTGTTCGAGGTGGCGGAGGATCCTCGCTTCGAGCGCGACGGCGAGGATCTCTACACCGAGGTGCTGGTCACCTATCCGCAACTCGTGCTCGGCGCCGACATCCTGGTGCCCACCGTCGCGTCGAGCGTCTCGCTGCGCGTGCCGGCCGGCACGCAGAGCGGTCAGGTGTTCCACCTCAAGGGGCGCGGCCTCCCGCGGGTGAATGCCGGCGGCACCGGCGACCTGCACGTGCGCGTGCAACTCTGGACGCCCGATCGGCTCACCGACGACGAGGAGCGGATCATCACGGAACTCGGCACCGTGCAGAAGAGCGTGCCGATGGGTGGTCGGGAGAAAGGCTTCTGGAAGAAGATGAAAGAAGCGCTGGGCGCGTGAGCTGGACCACCGTGCGGGTGCGCTCCCGCTCGCGCCGCGACGCCGTGCTGGCGGCGCTGTTCGGAGCCGGCGTGGGCGGCGTGCACGAGGACGGCGACAGCTTCGTCACCCAGGTGGACCACACGCTCGATGCCGTCGCGCTCACGGCCGCGGTCCGCGCGGCCGATCCCGCCGCGACGATCGAACTGGCGCCGCTCGACAACGTGGACTGGGCGGAGGAGTGGAAGCGCGGTGTGCGGGCGCATACGGTGGGCGCGCTCACGGTGGCGCCGCCGTGGCTGGCCGCGGCTTCCGACGGCGCGCGCACGATCGTGATCGAACCCGAGATGGCGTTCGGCACCGGCGAGCACGCC
Above is a genomic segment from Gemmatimonadaceae bacterium containing:
- a CDS encoding carboxymuconolactone decarboxylase family protein; protein product: YGKVLSRPGLDLARREVCIVAACAAAGQDRQLHSHLHGALNAGVAAPAVTAALDALDGLIPPGRLETARLLWARVQGK
- the obgE gene encoding GTPase ObgE, producing MFIDRAVVKVEAGTGGSGQTSFRREKFVPMGGPDGGDGGRGGDVIVQADSNLSTLLDYTYRDFWRAERGAHGEGSNRTGRSGADVVMPVPPGTVIRDLGSGELLGEVLADGDTLIVAKGGRGGKGNAFFVTATHQSPREWQPGEEGQARTLELELKLIADVGLVGQPNAGKSTLLSVISAARPKIADYPFTTLAPNLGVVPLSGQRTFVVADIPGIIEGAHEGKGLGLQFLRHIERTRLLAFLVPIDSMDWQAEYDQLRGEVAAYSPALARKPHCVVFTKMDLWGDDPTPDLDAPEAFGVYAISAAARTGLESLLAGWWTQILDLKKLGERRPELSDLP
- the dprA gene encoding DNA-processing protein DprA, translated to MSDARSCPTSPEARAALALSMIDGIGCATFHELIERFGSAARALDDAALRGRAAEAFASADAALVDAARFGMTLYVHGDPALPVGLRDLPNPPPVLWAMGERALLREMPRVAIVGTRRATAYGERITRALAGAFARAGACVVSGMARGIDAAAHRAALEAGGCTIAVLGTGADIAYPVSNQMLHAEIASKGLLLSEYPPGERANGGSFPRRNRVIAALAALTIVVEAGRRSGALITASDATNLGRAVGAVPGPIDQPQSEGTNLLFRDGAHPITSVEDALALLGLTRAVRLPQVVPGGDAARVWDALADGEIALDALCARVALPADRCLAAVTALELGGAVECAITGEVRRRIG
- the hemW gene encoding radical SAM family heme chaperone HemW, with the protein product MPPRHLYVHVPFCARRCSYCDFAIAVRSRVPVDDYVRAVAEELALRHPDAPEWSLDSLYFGGGTPSKLGGTGVARLLDAVRQRVALAPAAEVTLEANPEDVSPDAARDWAGAGVTRISLGAQSFDDRALAWMHRTHDAQAIGRAVDAARAAGIENLSLDLIFALPESVERHWTRDLASALALEPTHLSLYGLTVEPATPVARWRDRGQLREAPEERYERDFLTAHDTLAARGFTHYEVSNFARPGRESRHNSAYWTGVPYAGVGPSAHAFDGDRRRWNLSPYAAWMARIADRADPIDADELLTADNRAVEAVYLGLRTARGLQLMEGEAGRLQPWLESGWATVDSAGVLRLTAVGWMRLDALTEHLTNLRSRYYI
- the hrcA gene encoding heat-inducible transcriptional repressor HrcA produces the protein MAVEQLSPRERSVLEAVIRTYVETAEPAGSRTLSRRFGLGVSPATIRNTMSDLEDKGFLAHPHTSAGRVPTNKAYRAFVDSLLVRSPVAVIEQGRLAEQIGRADSPIETILRRAAQSLGVLAQELGVALGPSLAKTLLRSLDLVRVNSERLLMVLQLEGGVARTVFVEVPGEIADGVLAEVTAVLNERLAGLSLDQISASVGSRLRDSSAGADARVLLNIFVQDAELLFDAALPLTEGAVVLGQASVLAEQPEFSAADRMRRLLDLTQSPQSLADAIRARPHAPGISITIGTEHADPRLEEFTVITAEYHAGSLAGVIGVIGPTRMSYDKVIALVSHTSQLLTDLLD
- the dnaJ gene encoding molecular chaperone DnaJ, giving the protein MADFYSVLGVPRTASDDDIKKAYRKLAMTYHPDRNAGAKDAEEKFKEITEAYDVLRDPQKRAAYDRYGEAGLRGGGGGAGFHHVDLSEALGIFMRDFGLGGFEELFGGGGRSGGSVRTGADVRIEIPLTLEEVAGGVDKKVVAKLLDTCDQCSGTGAEPGTRVETCASCGGAGEVRRAQRSFFGQFLTVVPCPTCKGEGTIIQSPCKKCRGEGRVRGERELAIQIPAGVATGQYMTMRGMGNAGARGGTRGDVHVVFEVAEDPRFERDGEDLYTEVLVTYPQLVLGADILVPTVASSVSLRVPAGTQSGQVFHLKGRGLPRVNAGGTGDLHVRVQLWTPDRLTDDEERIITELGTVQKSVPMGGREKGFWKKMKEALGA